The Sardina pilchardus chromosome 19, fSarPil1.1, whole genome shotgun sequence genome window below encodes:
- the LOC134065631 gene encoding galectin-3-binding protein A-like has translation MLAFRGLYRLIVVCLLLTVLESRTLDGGHREVKEGDARLVGGKSPSEGRVEVFHAGSWGTVCDDDWGIEEAQVVCRQLGLRGAISAETGAKFGQGSGRIWLDDLRCKGSESYLSSCGFQSWGVTDCSHSKDAGVVCDVDPAFNIPNYPLDHSIALSDELGELFDSGTGCDFTLTFSYTPEDSMEAEVDQAPSNNKESVCVHRLVLSLFSKTVVINSSYEMEISSNCQPYIREFTRYLYTRTVTVTVSSMQCLHQLASEFGAVRLLEDLGRLIVLLLPEDTSFRTQVALFKHAMQSGDGLLRDNVLRYLGWNMEPLVTSAQWKSLPEELLKGLLVSTDLVLPDEAWLLAALEAWVLEQGEAVTHEQQAALLGHLRFPMMTPDQLYEVPFTARLYSGHKDLFFAGILQGFQFHALNFSVLTGHVDGRSEQFQSRIYTADPWSVSFNASNLPIRRYDYTHNRYGSIGHKRFTTPLTFTYSPVPWMVEVFSPDQSCITNGQQCKHSLRLSATKQTSVQFSNQLLLACNESYVFHVQEFKNDRAKISNDSMVLPITCPDDLTYQVVVRPQYV, from the exons ATGCTGGCGTTCAGAGGCTTATACAGGCTAATAGTGGTGTGCCTGTTACTCACTGTGCTGGAATCAAGGACTCTAGACG GCGGACACAGGGAAGTGAAAGAGGGTGACGCTCGTCTGGTGGGAGGGAAATCTCCATCTGAGGGACGGGTGGAGGTGTTCCACGCTGGTAGCTGGGGGACAGTGTGTGACGATGACTGGGGAATTGAGGAAGCACAGGTGGTGTGCAGGCAGCTGGGTTTACGTGGTGCCATTTCAGCAGAAACAGGAGCAAAGTTCGGACAAG GTTCTGGAAGAATATGGCTGGATGATCTGAGATGCAAGGGCAGTGAGAGTTACCTGAGCAGCTGTGGCTTTCAAAGCTGGGGAGTGACCGACTGCTCCCATTCAAAGgatgctggtgtggtgtgtgatgtcg ATCCAGCTTTTAACATTCCGAACTACCCTCTGGATCACAGCATTGCGCTCTCTGACGAGCTGGGCGAGTTGTTTGACAGTGGCACGGGTTGTGATTTCACCCTCACGTTCTCCTACACCCCGGAGGATTCTATGGAGGCGGAGGTGGATCAGGCCCCGTCTAATAAcaaagagagtgtctgtgtgcatcgcttggttctctccctcttttcaaaGACTGTTGTGATCAACTCAAGCTATGAGATGGAGATCAGCTCAAACTGCCAACCTTACATCAGAGAATTCACACG GTACCTCTATACACGCACGGTCACAGTCACCGTCTCCTCCATGCAGTGTCTTCATCAACTGGCTTCTGAGTTCGGTGCAGTGCGTCTGCTGGAAGATCTTGGACGTCTCATTGTGCTCCTGCTGCCTGAAGATACCTCCTTCCGTACACAGGTGGCGCTGTTCAAGCACGCTATGCAGTCTGGTGACGGCCTGCTCCGTGACAACGTCTTGCGTTACCTGGGCTGGAACATGGAGCCGCTGGTGACTTCAGCCCAGTGGAAGAGCCTACCAGAGGAGCTCCTGAAGGGTCTGCTGGTCAGCACAGACCTGGTGCTGCCAGACGAGGCCTGGCTGCTGGCTGCTCTGGAGGCCTGGGTGCTGGAGCAAGGTGAGGCGGTGACCCATGAGCAGCAGGCAGCTCTGCTGGGTCACCTGCGCTTCCCCATGATGACCCCCGATCAGCTCTATGAGGTGCCCTTCACCGCCCGCCTCTACAGCGGTCACAAAGACCTGTTCTTCGCTGGAATTCTACAAGGGTTCCAGTTCCACGCACTGAACTTCTCCGTCCTGACCGGACATGTGGATGGACGAAGTGAACAGTTCCAGTCCAGGATTTACACTGCTGACCCCTGGAGCGTTAGCTTCAATGCCTCAAACCTGCCCATCAGGAGATATGACTACACCCATAATAGATACGGTTCTATTGGACATAAGAGATTCACCACCCCTCTAACGTTTACGTATTCACCTGTGCCATGGATGGTTGAGGTCTTTTCACCTGATCAGAGCTGCATCACCAACGGTCAACAGTGCAAACATTCCCTCCGCCTTTCTGCCACTAAACAAACAAGTGTCCAGTTCAGCAACCAATTGTTGTTAGCCTGTAATGAAAGTTATGTCTTCCATGTGCAAGAATTCAAGAATGACAGGGCAAAGATCTCAAACGACAGCATGGTCCTTCCGATCACATGTCCAGATGACCTTACTTACCAAGTTGTTGTTCGTCCTCAGTATGTCTGA
- the LOC134065632 gene encoding galectin-3-binding protein A-like: protein MPLLRGILHRAIVVCLLFCEVESRNLDWLTGENKQVKEGDARLVGGKSPSEGRVEVFHAGSWGTICDDDWGIEEAQVVCRQLGLRGAISAETGAKFGQGSGRIWLDDLRCKGSESSLSSCGFKGWGVTDCSHSEDAGVVCDVDPAFNISKSYPLDHSIELTEELGELFDSGTGCDYTLTFSYTPEDSMEAEPETDQAPSNNNKESVCVHRLVLSLFPKFVVINSSYELEINSNCQPYIREFTRYLYTRTVTVTVSSMQCLHQLASEFGAMRLLEDIGRLFVPLLPEDTSFRTQVALFKYAGRSGDGLLRDNVLRYLGWNMEPLVASAQWKSLPEELLKGLLVRTDLVLPDEAWLLAALEAWVLEQGEAVTHEQQAALLGHLRFPMMTPDQLYEVPFTARLYSGHKDLFSAGILQGFQFHALNFSVLTGHVDGRSEQFQSRIYTADPWSVSFNASNLPIRRYDYYDAYGRRYNGVYGGYDRYGAIGQKRFTTPLPLTYSPRYVPWLAEIFSPDQNCNGQQCKHSLRLSATKRTSVQFSNQLLLACKERYVFHVQEFKNDRAKISNDSMVLPITCPDDLTYQVVVRPQYV, encoded by the exons ATGCCGCTGTTAAGAGGCATATTGCATAGGGCCATTGTGGTCTGCCTGTTGTTCTGTGAGGTGGAATCAAGGAATCTGGACTGGCTGACAG GTGAAAATAAGCAGGTAAAGGAGGGTGATGCCCGTCTGGTGGGGGGGAAATCTCCATCTGAAGGACGGGTGGAGGTGTTCCACGCTGGTAGCTGGGGGACAATATGTGACGATGACTGGGGAATTGAGGAGGCACAGGTGGTGTGCAGGCAGCTGGGTTTACGTGGTGCCATTTCAGCAGAAACAGGAGCAAAGTTCGGACAAG GTTCTGGAAGGATATGGCTGGATGACCTGAGATGCAAAGGCAGTGAGAGTTCCCTGAGCAGCTGTGGCTTTAAAGGCTGGGGAGTGACCGACTGCTCCCATTCAGAGgatgctggtgtggtgtgtgatgtcg ATCCAGCTTTTAACATCTCCAAGAGCTACCCTCTGGATCACAGCATTGAGCTCACTGAGGAGCTGGGCGAGTTGTTTGACAGTGGCACAGGTTGTGATTATACCCTCACATTCTCCTACACCCCGGAGGATTCTATGGAGGCGGAGCCAGAGACGGATCAGGCCCCGTCTAATAACAAcaaagagagtgtctgtgtgcatcgcttggttctctctctcttcccaaagTTTGTTGTGATCAACTCAAGCTATGAATTGGAGATCAACTCCAACTGCCAACCATACATCAGAGAATTCACACG GTACCTCTATACACGCACGGTCACAGTCACCGTCTCCTCCATGCAGTGTCTTCATCAACTGGCTTCTGAGTTCGGTGCAATGCGTCTGCTGGAAGATATTGGACGTCTCTTTGTACCCCTGCTGCCTGAAGATACCTCCTTCCGTACACAGGTGGCGCTGTTCAAGTACGCTGGGCGGTCTGGTGACGGCCTGCTCCGTGACAACGTCTTGCGTTACCTGGGCTGGAACATGGAGCCGCTGGTGGCTTCAGCCCAGTGGAAGAGCCTACCAGAGGAGCTCCTGAAGGGTCTGCTGGTCCGCACAGACCTGGTGCTGCCAGACGAGGCCTGGCTGCTGGCTGCTCTGGAGGCCTGGGTGCTGGAGCAAGGTGAGGCGGTGACCCATGAGCAGCAGGCAGCTCTGCTGGGTCACCTGCGCTTCCCCATGATGACCCCCGATCAGCTCTATGAGGTGCCCTTCACCGCCCGCCTCTACAGCGGTCACAAAGACCTGTTCTCCGCTGGAATTCTACAAGGGTTCCAGTTCCACGCACTGAACTTCTCCGTCCTGACCGGACATGTGGATGGACGAAGTGAACAGTTCCAGTCCAGGATTTACACTGCTGACCCCTGGAGCGTTAGCTTCAATGCCTCAAACCTGCCCATCAGGAGATATGACTACTATGATGCTTATGGAAGAAGATATAATGGCGTCTATGGCGGCTATGACAGATATGGTGCTATTGGACAAAAGAGATTCACCACCCCTCTACCGCTTACGTATTCACCTAGATATGTCCCATGGCTGGCTGAGATCTTTTCACCTGATCAGAACTGCAACGGTCAACAGTGCAAACATTCCCTCCGCCTTTCTGCCACTAAACGAACAAGTGTCCAGTTCAGCAACCAATTGTTGTTAGCCTGTAAAGAAAGGTATGTCTTCCATGTACAAGAATTCAAGAACGACAGGGCAAAGATCTCAAACGACAGCATGGTCCTTCCGATCACATGTCCAGATGACCTTACTTACCAAGTTGTTGTTCGTCCTCAGTATGTCTGA